From the genome of Cellvibrio japonicus Ueda107, one region includes:
- a CDS encoding TonB-dependent receptor domain-containing protein, giving the protein MTHFPKALLPQAIGSIAALAFAAGTYAETNEAEDKKQLQKVVVSAAGYEQKVTDAPASISVVSAEELSERPYATLLDAVRDLEGVDVGETRDKTGQGTISMRGMGSDYTLILVDGKRQNNHGDIYPNNFGGNQFGHIPPLDAIERVEVIRGPASTLYGADAMGGVINIITKKVTDKWQGSVSHSRTIESNDAFGDDITTDFNVMGPLIPGKLGLSVRGSAYNRLASNPTYESVTDPAGVERIRSLGFGGGGKTVDNENQVLGIRLSWTPTDNQSLWFDADTSTQEYDNTPRLNDAGEYEYPVGTVDNIASVWRTANVNGTTRVAPQVGYSPTQEFTRDTWSLTHEGNWSFGNSFVSLSYVDTDNLGRTLPFTVAERAQLQEMWDGTGAYVGLTTAQRRALAEETFLPRPKRTLKSSQYTLDAKLDMPYELAGQQHVTVVGAQVIQGELEDGVFGMESGVPGGVQEHNMYSLFAEDTWYVIEPLAITAGLRHDDHEVFGDHLSPRLYGVYTLSEEWTFKGGVSTGFKTPKTTQLYDGVVGFGGQGVSPMFGNPDLKPETSRTTEVAAYWQHPNGHNFNITFFRNEFDDKLSSEPCGAGTNIACSSTGDYADLGYTTSSKTVNIDEVVIDGAELAGRWHIVDNVSLRANYTYTDSEQKSGANKGRPLGNSAKHMANTTLDWKVSSVFNVFLTAEARSKRYRGVHVITGEELSFKDYEVLHLGASYKASESVTFNVRINNLLDRDFTTYRAEFRDLNNDGDYIDTNVGGSGRNETLFYDDYNNKDKARNIWLGVNVRF; this is encoded by the coding sequence ATGACACATTTTCCCAAGGCATTGTTACCTCAAGCAATCGGTTCTATAGCCGCATTGGCGTTTGCAGCAGGTACCTATGCAGAAACCAATGAAGCAGAAGACAAGAAGCAATTACAAAAAGTCGTGGTGTCTGCCGCTGGTTATGAGCAAAAGGTTACCGACGCACCTGCCAGTATTTCGGTAGTTTCTGCAGAGGAGTTATCTGAGCGTCCTTATGCCACTTTGCTGGATGCTGTGCGTGACCTGGAAGGGGTTGATGTTGGTGAAACCCGTGATAAAACCGGTCAGGGCACTATCTCCATGCGTGGTATGGGGTCTGATTACACGCTCATTTTGGTTGATGGTAAGCGCCAAAATAACCATGGTGATATTTATCCCAACAACTTTGGTGGCAATCAATTTGGGCATATCCCTCCACTGGATGCGATTGAGCGTGTTGAAGTCATTCGTGGCCCTGCATCGACTCTCTACGGAGCGGATGCCATGGGTGGTGTTATCAACATTATTACCAAAAAAGTCACCGATAAGTGGCAGGGATCCGTTAGCCACAGTCGCACCATCGAAAGCAATGATGCCTTCGGCGATGACATTACAACCGACTTTAATGTGATGGGTCCCCTTATTCCCGGGAAATTAGGCCTGAGTGTGCGCGGTAGTGCCTACAATCGCCTGGCATCCAACCCAACCTATGAAAGTGTTACTGATCCTGCCGGTGTTGAACGTATCCGTTCACTGGGCTTTGGTGGTGGTGGTAAGACTGTCGATAATGAAAACCAGGTGCTGGGTATACGCCTTTCATGGACGCCAACTGACAACCAGTCACTGTGGTTCGACGCCGACACATCAACACAAGAGTATGACAATACACCTCGCTTGAACGATGCCGGTGAGTATGAATACCCCGTGGGAACTGTGGATAACATCGCCTCTGTATGGCGTACCGCTAACGTCAATGGAACCACGCGTGTTGCACCACAGGTTGGCTATAGCCCAACGCAGGAATTTACGCGTGATACTTGGTCGTTGACCCATGAAGGTAACTGGAGCTTTGGTAACAGTTTTGTTTCTTTGTCCTATGTCGATACCGACAACCTTGGTCGTACATTGCCATTTACAGTGGCTGAGCGCGCGCAACTCCAGGAAATGTGGGATGGCACTGGTGCTTATGTCGGTTTGACGACTGCCCAGCGTCGCGCCCTGGCGGAAGAAACTTTTTTACCGCGCCCCAAGCGTACTCTGAAAAGCAGCCAATACACGCTGGATGCCAAGCTGGATATGCCGTATGAATTAGCGGGCCAGCAACATGTTACTGTTGTTGGTGCCCAAGTGATTCAAGGTGAGTTGGAAGATGGTGTGTTCGGTATGGAGTCTGGCGTGCCCGGTGGTGTGCAGGAACATAACATGTACTCACTGTTTGCTGAAGACACCTGGTATGTGATTGAGCCTTTGGCCATTACTGCAGGATTGCGTCATGACGATCACGAAGTGTTTGGTGATCATTTGAGCCCACGTCTCTATGGTGTGTATACCCTGAGCGAAGAGTGGACATTCAAGGGTGGTGTCAGTACAGGTTTCAAAACACCGAAAACAACGCAACTTTATGATGGTGTGGTTGGCTTTGGTGGACAGGGCGTATCGCCAATGTTTGGTAACCCTGATCTGAAACCGGAAACCAGTAGGACTACCGAAGTTGCGGCTTATTGGCAGCACCCTAATGGCCATAATTTCAATATTACTTTTTTCAGAAATGAGTTTGATGACAAGTTGTCATCAGAGCCTTGTGGTGCCGGTACCAATATCGCTTGCTCAAGCACAGGTGACTATGCTGATCTTGGGTATACAACGAGCAGCAAGACAGTCAATATTGATGAGGTAGTTATCGACGGTGCCGAGTTGGCTGGCCGCTGGCACATTGTCGACAATGTGTCGCTTCGCGCTAATTACACCTATACCGACAGTGAGCAAAAAAGTGGTGCCAATAAAGGGCGTCCACTGGGCAATAGTGCCAAGCACATGGCCAATACCACCCTGGATTGGAAGGTATCATCAGTGTTTAATGTGTTCCTGACGGCAGAAGCGCGATCCAAGCGTTATCGTGGTGTGCATGTGATTACCGGCGAAGAGTTGAGCTTTAAGGATTATGAAGTGCTGCATTTGGGCGCATCCTATAAAGCGAGTGAATCAGTGACCTTTAACGTGCGTATCAACAACTTGCTGGATCGTGATTTCACGACTTATCGCGCTGAGTTCCGCGATTTAAATAACGATGGCGATTATATCGATACCAACGTTGGTGGCTCTGGACGTAACGAAACCTTGTTTTATGATGATTACAACAACAAGGACAAGGCACGTAACATTTGGTTAGGTGTCAACGTTCGTTTCTAA
- a CDS encoding substrate-binding periplasmic protein — protein sequence MNLRRHRLWLMLCLSLAFTAMAESPGGKPVHIRLGAENSWPPYSDEQGLGISTNLVRAAFSRRGIEPSFYVQPYARVLHDLKAGKIDGGYNVTLQESTRHLYIFGREPLLVLKSYWYFQPGQHPDIKRLEDIPEGFRVGVIIDYEYGDAYEAVRSHFREIKVSQQAQLIRLLKQGRIDAALMFEQEAEYALNKLEIPIATLDKRFLSHRGGVYVAFSRKNPQARWLARELDKGLQALKESGEYAQLITVTPP from the coding sequence ATGAACCTACGACGCCATCGACTCTGGCTTATGCTGTGCCTGAGCCTGGCATTTACCGCTATGGCCGAGTCGCCAGGCGGTAAGCCTGTTCACATCCGTTTGGGAGCTGAAAACTCCTGGCCGCCCTACTCCGACGAGCAGGGTTTGGGAATTTCCACAAACCTGGTTCGGGCAGCTTTTAGCCGCCGTGGTATAGAGCCCAGTTTCTACGTACAACCCTACGCCCGTGTTTTACATGACCTTAAAGCGGGGAAAATTGATGGTGGCTATAACGTCACCCTTCAGGAGTCCACTCGCCATCTCTATATTTTTGGCCGGGAGCCTCTGCTGGTCCTCAAATCCTATTGGTACTTTCAGCCAGGACAGCATCCCGATATCAAGCGACTTGAAGACATACCGGAAGGATTTCGGGTAGGGGTTATCATCGACTACGAATATGGCGATGCCTACGAAGCCGTGCGTAGTCACTTTCGGGAAATCAAGGTATCCCAGCAAGCCCAGTTAATACGCTTGCTAAAACAGGGACGGATCGATGCAGCGCTGATGTTTGAACAAGAAGCCGAATACGCCCTTAACAAACTGGAGATACCCATCGCCACACTGGACAAACGTTTTCTGAGTCACAGGGGTGGCGTCTATGTTGCGTTTTCACGTAAAAACCCCCAGGCCAGGTGGCTGGCGAGGGAGTTGGACAAAGGATTGCAGGCGCTCAAAGAGTCCGGGGAATATGCGCAATTGATAACAGTCACTCCACCATAA
- the nfuA gene encoding Fe-S biogenesis protein NfuA: MQNVNVEITEPAQTYLKELLDKQKDNDGIGIRMFVANPGTPQAETCIAYCRPGEEKEGDVIVPLNGFKAYFEERSLPFLEDAKVDYSPDRMGGQLTIRAPNSKMPRVTDDSPLEDRINYVLYNDVNPSLAAHGGNVSLVEVTEDMIAILKFGGGCQGCGSVALTLKQGIEVQLMDKLPELKGIRDVTDHSDRSNAYM; the protein is encoded by the coding sequence ATGCAAAACGTCAATGTCGAAATTACCGAGCCAGCCCAAACGTATCTGAAAGAGTTGCTTGATAAGCAGAAGGATAATGACGGTATAGGTATCCGTATGTTTGTAGCCAATCCAGGTACCCCCCAAGCGGAAACCTGTATTGCTTACTGTCGTCCGGGAGAAGAAAAAGAAGGGGATGTTATCGTGCCCCTGAATGGATTTAAGGCATATTTTGAGGAGCGCAGCCTGCCGTTCCTGGAAGATGCCAAAGTGGATTATTCCCCTGATCGTATGGGTGGCCAACTGACAATCCGTGCCCCCAACTCCAAGATGCCCCGGGTTACCGACGATAGCCCATTGGAGGACAGGATTAACTATGTGCTTTATAACGATGTCAATCCCAGCCTGGCGGCGCATGGCGGCAATGTGAGCCTGGTGGAAGTGACTGAGGATATGATTGCGATCCTGAAGTTTGGCGGTGGCTGCCAGGGATGCGGTTCAGTGGCGTTGACGCTGAAGCAGGGGATTGAGGTTCAGTTGATGGATAAGTTGCCCGAGTTAAAGGGTATCCGCGATGTCACAGACCATTCGGATCGCTCCAACGCCTATATGTAA